The proteins below come from a single Candidatus Neomarinimicrobiota bacterium genomic window:
- a CDS encoding tetratricopeptide repeat protein translates to MKISIALTVFASFILLSGCGGSGASTDRTGIPYAFIEPKEDNKLSASDKGGGDKADQFEEVFTPHPVIPLESALNINDTKNRQHEEFSNYEGVMYDLGAQIGGEETKNPEKSLPAVDPMLESIRQDLMIKWAYTEEDIHSSDKSSGSIEEIEKRISSIENSIKGDMAALRSENLKLLSRLQKLEKQVTVKSNTRKKTPVAKSEKKPKRQLPVKVKNATPPKSFKELYAKALSEYRDRNFKSGIRLFSSLLSIDKNHSLSDNAQYWIGECYYHMADYRRALREFEKVLKYKDSNKKDSAILMRGKALKHLGQNDSALKQFRSLITRYPRSAYTKRARELIAELEKS, encoded by the coding sequence ATGAAAATATCTATAGCCCTGACAGTTTTTGCTTCATTTATCCTTCTTAGCGGATGCGGCGGCTCTGGAGCAAGCACAGATAGAACGGGCATTCCCTATGCCTTCATCGAGCCGAAAGAAGACAATAAACTAAGCGCAAGCGATAAGGGAGGCGGGGACAAAGCAGATCAATTCGAGGAGGTTTTTACACCTCACCCGGTAATTCCACTTGAAAGCGCTTTGAATATCAATGATACAAAGAATCGGCAGCATGAAGAATTTTCAAATTATGAAGGTGTGATGTACGACCTCGGAGCGCAAATCGGCGGAGAAGAGACTAAAAACCCCGAAAAAAGCTTGCCTGCTGTTGACCCCATGCTCGAAAGCATTCGACAGGACTTAATGATAAAATGGGCTTATACAGAAGAGGACATACATTCCTCCGACAAAAGTTCCGGTTCAATCGAGGAGATAGAAAAGCGGATATCGAGCATCGAAAACAGCATAAAGGGGGATATGGCTGCCCTCAGGAGCGAAAACCTGAAGCTTTTGAGCAGGCTGCAGAAATTAGAAAAACAGGTTACTGTAAAATCGAATACACGGAAGAAGACTCCGGTTGCAAAGAGTGAAAAGAAGCCTAAGAGGCAGCTGCCGGTTAAAGTGAAAAATGCGACTCCGCCTAAATCATTTAAGGAGCTTTACGCTAAAGCCCTTTCGGAATACAGAGACAGGAATTTCAAGTCCGGTATCAGGCTGTTCAGCTCACTTTTATCCATTGACAAAAATCACAGCCTTTCCGACAATGCACAATACTGGATCGGCGAATGCTATTACCATATGGCAGATTATAGAAGAGCTCTCCGCGAGTTTGAGAAAGTACTTAAATACAAAGATTCGAATAAAAAGGACTCGGCGATACTCATGAGAGGCAAGGCTCTTAAACACTTGGGACAAAACGACAGCGCTCTCAAGCAGTTTCGCTCTCTGATAACACGATATCCGAGAAGTGCGTACACCAAACGAGCGCGTGAACTGATCGCCGAATTGGAAAAGAGCTAG
- a CDS encoding tetratricopeptide repeat protein — MNNSSLLILAAFFIIPSCGGSAPNGNNMENNGTVSRNIELMDLRSSVIILQSEIIDLKEKLRDAEGLNLSLHAQLAEKNSRLGTLENLPDVKPAGSTASLQYQFSPNASELSFEFDAMYKSALALYFDSDYEDAIIAFDELGVLDDSNPLSDNAQYWKGESYYGLGEWGKALSAFETVLTYPQSNKNDYAQFKIGLCLLKMNNKSQANAAFQTLLESYPDSELISRVTKLMNRTQ; from the coding sequence ATGAATAACAGCTCTTTACTGATTCTTGCTGCATTTTTTATTATCCCCTCCTGCGGTGGCTCAGCCCCTAACGGGAATAACATGGAAAATAACGGTACCGTTTCGAGGAACATTGAATTGATGGACTTGAGATCTTCCGTGATTATACTGCAATCAGAAATTATAGATCTTAAAGAAAAGTTGAGAGATGCCGAAGGATTGAATTTAAGCTTACATGCTCAATTGGCGGAGAAGAACTCGCGGCTCGGCACACTTGAAAACCTTCCTGATGTTAAGCCCGCGGGCTCCACGGCCTCGCTTCAGTATCAATTTTCTCCGAATGCGTCAGAACTGTCATTTGAGTTTGACGCTATGTACAAGTCGGCGCTTGCTTTATACTTTGACTCCGACTACGAAGATGCTATTATTGCCTTTGATGAATTAGGAGTATTAGACGACTCAAATCCCCTTTCCGATAATGCTCAATACTGGAAAGGAGAGTCTTACTACGGTCTTGGCGAATGGGGTAAAGCTTTGAGCGCATTTGAAACTGTATTGACTTATCCTCAAAGCAATAAGAACGATTATGCTCAGTTCAAGATCGGGCTTTGTCTTTTGAAAATGAACAATAAATCTCAGGCAAATGCGGCATTCCAAACTTTATTGGAGAGCTATCCGGACAGCGAATTGATTTCAAGAGTGACTAAATTAATGAATAGGACTCAGTAG